Sequence from the [Clostridium] scindens genome:
AAAGTACTGTAGCTGATTTAAGTTCATATTTTATCCTCCTTTGTCGATTTTTACCAAGTATAGCACAATCCATAGACAAATTCTATCATCTTCGCCAAAAACATGAATTTGTTTTATATTTAACGATGAATTATAATCCAGATAAAGAGTTAAACCAACGGTTTACCAACTGAAAAAATTGGAGGATGATACTATGAAGAATAACTATCCACACGTTTTTTCCCCACTTTCCTTAAGGGGAATGACCATGCGAAACCGAGTTGCGATGATGCCCATGGGGAGCGATTTTGCAGGGCATGACGGCCAGTTAAGCGACGAGCATATCAAATACTATGAGTTAAGAGCCCGGGGCGGCACAGGCCTGATCATCGTAGAGAATATCTGCGTCAGATATCCAGAGGGCTCCAATGGGACTACCCAGCTGCGGATCGACAAGGACTGCTATATCCCCCGCCTGTTTACGCTCACGGAAGCCTGTCACCGTCACGGCGCATGCATGGGCATCCAGATTAACCACGCCGGCGCGTCCGCTATGGCGTCCCGCATCGGCATGCAGCCGGTCTCCGCATCCAATCTTCCTTCCAAGGCCGGCGGAGACATTCCGCGTCCCCTTTCCAAGGAAGAATTAGAAAGCATTGCCAAGGACTACGGCGCTGCCGCAAGACGCGCCGTTAACGCGGGGTTTGACCTGATCGAGATTCACGCCGGCCACTCCTACCTGATCAGCCAGTTCCTGTCGCCTACCATGAATAACCGCACCGATGAATTTGGCGGCTGTGCCAAGAACCGCGCAAGATTCTGCCGCATGGTCATTGACGAAGTAAGAAAAGCCATCGGGCCAAGAGTTCCCATCTCCCTTCGTCTCAGCGTTGATGAATTGGTGGAAGGCGGCAATACCGTGGATGACTGCCTGGAATACCTGGAATATCTCAACGATGAAGTAGATCTTTTTGATACCTCTTCCGGGCTGAATCCTTCGATCCAATACCAGATTGATGCCAACTATCTGGAAGACGGCTGGCGCGCTTATATGGCCAAGGCTGTCCGGGACAAGTTCGGCAAGCCCACGATTGCCATCGGCAATATCCGCAATCCCCAGGTTGCGGAGGATATCCTGGCAAGAGGCGATGCGGACTTGATCGGCATGGGCCGCGGACTGATCGCCGATCCTGACTGGTGCAACAAAGCCAGATACGGGGATGTAAGAGACATCCGCAAATGCATCTCCTGTAATGTCGGATGCGTAGGAAACCGTATCGGAGGCAACAAGCCCCTTAGATGCACCATCAATCCGGATCTCATCAATGGAGAATCCTATCAAAAGGCAGCCGTCAAAAAGCCTTGCCGCGTAGTCGTCGTAGGCGCAGGAACCGCTGGACTGGAAGCCGCCTGCACCGCGGCGGAGGTCGGATGCAATGTTACGCTGCTGGAAAAGAAGGATTCCATAGGAGGCCTTTCTGTAGAAATCTCCAAGATTCCTGCCAAGAAAAGGCTTGCGGACTTCCCTGCCTACTTGAAGCACCGCGCCTCCAAGCTGGAAAACCTTGAAATCCTCACCGGCGTGGATGCTACCTTGGACGTGATCAAGGAACAAAACCCTCAGCTTGTTGTCAATGCGACAGGCTCGATCCCCCTTCTTCCTCCGATTGAAGGGCTTCATGAAAGCCTTAAGAATGAGGAGGCCTGCGTATACTCTATTTTGGACATGATTGACCAGATAGACTCCTACCCCGAAGACATGATCGGCAAAAAAGTGGTCGTCATCGGCGGCGGGGCAGTCGGCCTGGATGTGGTGGAATTCTTCGCTCCCCGCGGGGCAGATACTGCCATCGTCGAGATGCTTCCGATGATCGGAAACGGGCTGGATGCCTCTTCTACCGCCAGCATGAAAGAATGTATGGAGAAGCACCAGGTCAGACAGATGACGAACACCGCGCTGATGAAAGTAAATCCTCATTCCTTCCTGGTAAAATACGATGGCAAAGAGGAAGAACTGCACTTTGATTATGGATTCGTATGCCTGGGTATGAAGGCAAACGCGCCAATCTGGGACGCGATCGCAGAAGGGTTCGAGGGTACGGATACGGAAATCATCAATATCGGCGACTCGGTCCGTGCAAGACGCATCATCGACGGAACGGACGCTGGCCGCCACCTGGTGTTGAATACGCTGGAGCGGCTTGGCTATCTGGACTAGCAAAGCGACAAACGAAAAACAGCATGGGAAATTGCCCATGCTGTTTTTCTAATCTTCTATCTAACTTTTATTTAAGTCTATCCAGCTGCTTTCCTACGTCCTTTCGGAATCGCTCCCATGCCTTCTCATTTTCCACGAAATACTTTGGACAATCCTTTCCGGTCACATCATAGTGGCGTATCACGTCATTTTCATCCAAATCGAACTTCAGACACAGCCAGGCACTTAATTCCACCATAGATTGATAAGTCTTATCGTTAAACTTCCCAGACTCATCCGGATGGCAGCACTCGATGGATACCGTGTCAATGTTCCGGCTGTTGGACGCATAGGCCTCCTCCCAGGTGGGAACGCACTGGACGATCTCTCCTTCCAGGCCTACCACAAAGTTGCTGCTCACCTTGGTCTCGTGGCTGTCTTTGAGGTTTTCAAAATAATTCCGGTTGTCCATGGCTGTCGCTCCGGGATTGGCGGTATAGTGCACGACAACGCCTGTAATCTTTTTCGACTCCGTTCCCGGCCTGGAATACGGGTTCACCGTCAGAAGTTCCACGTCGATGTCCGGCCTTGCCGCATCGATATCCTTCCCTTTCAGTTCCACATATTCGTCCGTAAACCAGGCAGGCTTGACAAGCCTCAGTATTCCAAATAAGACTGCCAGGACTAATAATATAAGAAGCCCCAGGCGGATATTACGCTGGATCTTTCTCTTTCGCTGCGCATCCGTTAATTTTCTATGGTAATTCCTCTTCTTTCTCATTCATACTCTCCGTAAACTTTTCATTCGTTTATCTGGTATTATCATACCATATAATCCGCAGCTTTTTATGAAAAGTTACTTATGATTTTCTGAAGATTCACAGGTTATTCCCCTTTGATAAACCGATACGCCGTTGTCGTCTCATATATCTCCCCGGCCTTTACTTCCGGGCCTTCAAAGTGATCCTTGTGCACTGCGTCCGGGAAATACTGGGTCTCAAAGCAGGCTGCCTGGCGCATGTTATAGACTGCCCCTTCCTTGCCCTTTTCATGATCCACAAAATTAGCCGTGTAGAATTGCAAGCCCGGAAGGTCCGTGTATACCTCCATGGCAATCCCGGACTCCTTCGAGCGCATAAAAGCCGCCTTGCGATACCCCTTTTTGTTCAGTACCCAGTTATGGTCATAGCCCTTGCCGAATTCCAGCGCCTCATAGGCTTCATCTATCTCTGCCCCTATAGGCTTTAACTGCCTGAAGTCCATCGGCGTGCCGCTAACCGGCACGATCTCTCCCGTAGGAATGGACTGGCTGTCTGCCCTGGCATAGGCATCCGCATCCAGCATCACTTCCTGGGCAAGCACGGTGCCGGATGCATGGCCGGACAGATTAAAATAACTATGGTTGGTCAGATTTATCAAGGTATCCGCATCCGGAACTGCCCGGTAATGAATCTTTATCTCGTTGTCCTTCGTCAATGTATACGTCACGCTGATCTTTACATTCCCCGGGAATCCCTGGTCTCCGGAAGGACTGTCCAACAGAAATTCCACATAGTCTTCCCCAGTCTTCCCGGTCTTCCATATTCTTTTATTGTAAAAATCCCTGCCGCCGTGGAGGGCGTTCTGCCCATCGTTACGCGTCAGTTCATAGGTTCTTCCGCCCAGCTGGAATACTCCGTTTCCAATACGGTTTGCGACCCTTCCTATCGTAGCGCCGAAAAATGCATTCCCCGCCTCATATCCTTGTACCTCATCATAACCCAGCACCACATCCAGAAGTCTTCCTTCCTTGTCAGGAACCCTTACCTGTACCAGCGCAGCCCCATAATCGGATACTTTTATCTCCATGCCCTTGCCATTCTGAATCGTAAAAAGTCTTGCCTCTTCTCCCTTAGATGTCATTCCGAAACTATGCGTCATCTCTTTGCCTCCTTTGAATTACAAATCTGAATTCCCTGTTTCCATCTGACGGCAGACGGTATTCCTCATGGACGGGAGCGCCCCAGCTGTCATCCCCTCCTACCCCCATCTGCGCGCCCATAATGCGTACCCAGGTATAATGAGGAATGGGCAGCTCCTCCAAGTGGGTGGCCATCTCCAGTTCATATTCGCTGCAGGGGAGCACGCTCTGCGCAAATGGCGCATCCTCGCAGGCAAAACGTATTCCGTTTCCCTGCTCATCCGTCACTTCCATCCACCGGACTCCCATACGGCCCGCGCACTCCTGAGGAATCAGGTAGCCGGATAGATTCTCGCTGGCCGTTCCTTCATAGACGCCAAGCCTGGCGCCTTCCATGCGGTCTGCGTAATTTTCCTCCGGGCCATAGCCATAATACCTGATCTTATGATATCTTTCTTTCAGGCGAAAGTCCATACTGAAAGCAGGCATATCCGCAAGTCCGCTGGCTCCCTTGTAAAGAGCATGGATATGGATCGCTCCGTCCCCGCTGACCTTATAGGATGTATACGCCTTTGTTGCAGGATTGGTGGGAAGCAGATGCTCAAATACTATGCCTGCCTCATCGTCCGCTTTGGATACAATACAATCGCCAGTCTTCTGGAACAAGCCTGCCGTCATCCACTGCGCCGCTTCATACCCGAAGCCTGCCCCTCGGTCATTGTCTGTCATCGCGCGCCAGAAGGAGAGTCTGGGGGCTCTGGTGATATACTCTGCCCCGTCGTAGCACAGCGAGGAGATTCCCCCCTCCGCCTTAGAGAACATGACGCTGAATCCTTCGCCTCTGACTCCGATATTCGCATCCCCGTTTATAATCTCCAAAGACTTTCTCTTATAGAATCTTTCCCCTTCGATCTTCTTGACGTGCTGCCCAAAACAGATCTCATGCCCCTTATTTGCCCAGGCCGTATCCTCTTCCAGCCGGACAGATACTTCATACACATACTCTCCCGGATGATCCATGCCTGGATACTTCATCTTCACATACCGGGTGGAGCCAGGCATAACTTCCTCTTTCATTTCCTTCTGAAACAGGCAGGTTCCCTCACGCATGATCCTGCATACAAAGACATAGCCCCCGGTGGAAAGGAATAGATTCTCATTTTGAACCTCAAATCCTTCTTCATCCGGCCTGACCTTTACATTGGAATACAGAGCCTTCACTTCCTGCGCTTTGGGCGAGGCCTTTCTTGTAGCGTAGACGATGCCGTTTGCGCAGAATTCATAGTCTGTCGGCCGGTCATCGTAATCGCCGCCATATGCCTGCACTTCTTCGCCCTGCTCATTCAGCCTTAAGAGGGACTGGTCGATATAATCCCAGATAAATCCGCCCTGATACCGTTCATATTTTTGCTCCAGCCGGGTATACAGCCCCAGTCCTCCGGTGGAATTCCCCATGGAATGCATATATTCGCAGCTGATATAGGGCTTCTGCGAGTTATGTTTAAGGTAATCTTCGATCTCGTCAGGCTTGGCATACATCCGGCTCTCCATATCGCTGATATGGCTGTATGCGCGGTTCCAGAACACGCCCTCATAGTGTACCAGCCTGGATTGGTCATTCCTATGAAAATACTCCGACATCGCCTCTATATTCTTTCCCGCATAGGATTCGTTTCCACAGGACCAGATCAGGATGCAAGGATGGTTCTTATCCCTTTGGAACATAGACTTCGCCCGGTCAAGGACAGCGCCCCTCCACTCGGGAAGGTCTCCCGGCACATGACAGGATGGGTCGCATGTCCCCATCTTCTGCCAGGAGCCATGGCTTTCCAAGTTGGCCTCATCCATCAGATAGATGCCGTATTCATCGCACAGGCGATACCACAGACTTTGGTTTGGATAATGGGATGTCCTTACGGCATTGATATTATGCTGCTTCAGGAACCGGATATCCCACAGCATATCCTCCCGGGTAATGGCGCGTCCTCTTCTGGCATCAAATTCATGACGGTTAATTCCTTTGAATAGGATTCTTTTTCCATTGAGGCACATGACATTGTCAATCAGCTCGAACCGGCGAAAGCCAATCTTCTGAGGGACCACCTCTATCAGTTCTCCCTTCCTGCTTCTAAGGCAGACAAGAAGGGTGTAAAGCCGTGGGATCTCCGCGCTCCAGGGCTGTATCTTTAATCCTTCTTCCCGAAATGCAAGACTTAGGGCGCCTTCCTGATTCTTCTTAAGCAGTTCCCTTCCCAGGCTATCCTGAAGGATCAGCTGCACCTGGCAGTCTGCATCCCCCAAAAGTTCTAAGGATACCGCCAGGGTTCCTCCTTCATACGCATCGTCCAGCCCTGCCTCCACGTGCAGATCCCTTACATGCGTCCTTGGCACCCCATATAAGTATACTTCCCGGAAAATTCCGGAAAAACGGAAGAAATCCTGATCCTCCAGCCAGCTTGCGCTGCTTCTTTTATATACTTCCACGGCCAGCTTGTTTATGCCGTCTTCCAGATAATCGGTCACTTCAAACTCCGCCGGCGTAAAACTGTCCTCGCTGTAGCCGACGAATCTTCCATTCAGCCAGACATAGAACGCAGTCTCCACGCCCTGGAAGGAGAGGAACTTCCGCTTTCCTTCCAGGTTTTCCTGCAGGGTAAAATATTTGACATAACTGCCCACCGGATTATAGCGGGAGGATACCTGGGGCGGGCTTAATTCCTCTGCTCCGTCCCAGGGATACATGACATTGACATACTGGTTCCTGTCATAGCCTTGCGTCTGTATATGTCCGGGAACCTGTATACAATCGAAGCCGTGGCAGTCATACTCCCGTCTGTAGAATTCTTGGATACGCATAGCCGGATTACTGGCATAGGCAAAATACCAGATCCCGTCCAGACTCTGCCTAAGAGGCATCTTCTCCTCCCTGCCGGTGTCTGGCATCTCTTCATAGAAAAAATGGTCGGAATGCGCTTCTATACGGTTTACCGCATAGACCTGCGGGTCTTCCAGCCATGAAAGTGCTGCTTCCTGCGCTGTCATATTTATTATCCTCCTGTCCTGACGATCCATGGGGGTTTAAAAAAGACGCCCGGCGGATGTTTCCCTTACGGACGTCTTTTATATGGCTCTTAACTATATCGCTTCTTTTTTACTCATCTACGCTGTAGTTTGGCGCTTCCTTCGTAATATGGATATCGTGAGGATGGCTTTCCTTCAGGGATGCGGAAGATATCTTCACGAACTGTCCCTTCTGCTTCAGATCCTCAATTGTCGGCGCGCCGCAATATCCCATGCCAGAACGTAATCCGCCCATCAGCTGGAATACCGTATCTTCCACCGTGCCTTTATAGGCAACACGGCCTTCCACGCCTTCCGGAACCAGTTTCTTCGCATCCGTCTGGAAATAGCGGTCCTTGCTTCCGTTCTCCATCGCTGCAATGGATCCCATCCCACGGTATACCTTATATTTCCTTCCCTGGTACAGTTCAAAGGTTCCGGGACTTTCATCGCACCCTGCAAAGATGCTTCCCATCATGCAGACATTCGCTCCTGCCGCAATTGCCTTTGTCATATCTCCGGAGTACTTGATTCCTCCATCGGCAATAACCGGCACCCCATACTTGTCTGCCGCCTCGTAGCAGTTCATGACAGCCGTAATCTGAGGAACTCCGATTCCTGCAATAATGCGGGTGGTACAGATAGACCCCGGTCCGATTCCCACCTTGACCGCGTCAGCGCCGGACTTAATCAGCGCTTCCGCTGCTTCTGCGGTAGCCACGTTTCCTGCAATCACCTGCAGATCCGGGAACTTGCTCTTGATCATGTCAACCGTATGCAGAACATTTGCGGAATGGCCATGAGCGGAGTCCAGAACTACCACGTCGACTTTTGCGTTCACCAGTTCCTGGGCCCGGTCAAGGCAGTTTGCCGTAATGCCGATTGCCGCGCCGCACAGCAGACGTCCCTGTCCATCCTTGGCTGACAGCGGATACTTGATCTGCTTCTCGATATCCTTGATCGTGATCAGTCCCTTCAGGTTAAAGTCCTTATCCACGATCGGGAGTTTTTCCTTTCTTGCCTTTGCCAGAATCTTCTTGGCCTCGTCCAATGTGATTCCCTCCGGAGCTGTGATCAGCCCTTCGGAAGTCATGGATTCTTTGATCTTCTTTGAAAAGTCTTCTTCGAATTTTAAATCACGGTTCGTGATGATACCAACTAATTTCTTTCCTTCGGTAATCGGAACGCCGGATATCCGAAACTTCGCCATCAGATTATTGGCGTCCTCCAGCGTATGTTCCGGTGACAGGTAAAAAGGATCTGTGATTACGCCATTTTCAGAACGCTTTACCTTGTCCACTTCTTCTGCCTGCTGCTCAATAGACATGTTCTTATGAATAATACCGATGCCCCCCTGTCTTGCCATCGCGATTGCCATACGGTGTTCCGTAACCGTATCCATTCCCGCGCTCATCATCGGTATGTTTAACTTAATCTTCTTGGTCAGGTAGGTTGATAAATCCACTTGGTTCGGAATCACTTCTGAATAGCCCGGAACTAAGAGCACATCATCGAATGTAATCCCATCTCCAATTATCTTTCCCATGATTATATCCTCTCTTTCTCTTTTCAAATTTTACGATTAACTGCTATGATAACCAATCTGCGCACTATTTGTCAACATATTTCGACCACTTTTTCAATTTACTTGCGCACGACCTTCCTTGGGGCCATCATATAAAATCCTTCTACAATCGTATCATTCGGTTCAAATATAATCTTCTTCTGCTCGCCCCTCTCGGATACTACAAGCGCATAGAGGGCGGCTTGTCCGCTCCCGGAACTGTAATTATAAGTCTTGGCCTTCTGGTACTGGCGTACTTCGATAGAATCAGCGGGTGCCAGAATCTCAAGATCATTGACGTTAGCGGAAAACATCCGCTTGCGCTTTGCCTTATTCATAATCTTGTCAATATCCAGATCCCCATTCACAAACAGGTACTCATACTCCACATTCAACCTCCGGAACATGAGCACATCCAGAATAACCGCCAGGACCGGCAGGATAATTCCGAATGGAAACAGAAACACGATCAGGACAGAAACGATCGTCACCGCAACCAGCGCCGCCTTTATTACAATGTCCTTCATGCCCGCCTGCTTCTTCACTAACTGTTCTGTATAATAGTCGCTCATCTTTTATTCCTCCACAATCTATACTGAATGCCATTATTGTACCATACTTTCAGACAAAAAGAAAACTCCCCGTCAGAGGAGTTTTCAAAAATTTCACACTTTATATATTCACGGAAATGATTTACATTACATCATGCCCATTCCAGCCCCTGCTCCTGCAGGCATTGCCGGTGTCTCTTCCTTAATGTTGGCAACGACAGACTCTGTCGTAAGCAGTGTAGATGCAACGCTGGTAGCGTTTTGAAGAGCGCTTCTTGTAACCTTTGCAGGATCCAGGATTCCGCTCTCTACCATATCAACATAGTTTTCTGTCAGCGCGTCGAATCCGTATCCCGGATCAGACTCTTTTACCTTGTTGATAATTACGGAACCTTCCAGTCCGGCATTTGCAGCAATATGATACAGCGGAGACTCCAGCGCCTTCAATACTACGTTCGCGCCAGTCTTCTCATCGCCTTCCAGGCTATCTGCCAATGCTGCCACTTCTTTTGCCGCGTGGATATATGCAGATCCGCCTCCTGCGATAATGCCTTCTTCAACTGCCGCTCTTGTGGCATTCAGGGCATCTTCCATACGCATTTTTGCTTCCTTCATCTCAGTCTCGGTTGCTGCTCCTACACGGATTACCGCTACGCCGCCTGCTAGTTTTGCAAGTCTTTCCTGTAATTTCTCTTTATCGAAATCAGATGTAGTCTCTTCAATCTGAGCCTTGATCTGAGCGACACGGTCAGCAATCTCTTTCTTGTCTCCCATGCCATCCACAATAACGGTATTCTCTTTCTGGATCTTGACGGATTTTGCGCGTCCTAACTGATCCATCGTAGTCTCTTTCAGATCCATTCCCAGTTCATCAGAGATCACCTGTCCGCCTGTCAGGATCGCGATATCTTTGAGCATCTCTTTTCTTCTGTCGCCATATCCAGGTGCTTTTACGGCTGCTACATTGAAGGTTCCACGCAGTTTGTTTACGATCAATGTGGTAAGAGCCTCGCCCTCGATATCCTCAGCGATGATCAGAAGCCTTGCTCCAGACTGTACGATCTGCTCTAACAGAGGAAGGATATCCTGGATATTGGAAATCTTCTTATCTGTGATCAGGATATATGGATCTTCCAGATTTGCCTCCATCTTATCCATATCCGTTGCCATGTATGCGGAAACATATCCGCGGTCAAACTGCATACCTTCTACCAGATCCAGTTCTGTCTTCATCGTCTTGGATTCTTCGATCGTGATTACGCCGTCATTGGAGACTTTCTCCATTGCATCGGCTACCATCTCTCCAACTTCTACATCGCCTGCGGAGATTGCCGCTACTTTTGCGATCTGATCTTTGTCCTTTACTTTGCTGGACATCTTGGCGATTGCCTCAACTGCCTTGTCAGTTGCCTTTTTCATGCCTTTGCGAAGGATGATCGGGTTTGCTCCTGCAGCCAGGTTCTTCATTCCTTCCTGAACCATTGCCTGCGCAAGCACGGTCGCTGTAGTTGTTCCATCACCAGCCACGTCGTTGGTCTTGGATGCAACTTCCTTGATCAACTGCGCTCCCATATTCTCAAAAGCATCCTCAAGCTCGATTTCTTTAGCGATCGTTACGCCATCGTTCGTGATAAGCGGCGCGCCGAAAGATTTATCCAGTACTACATTGCGTCCTTTTGGTCCAAGCGTTACTCTTACAGTATCTGCCAGCTGGTTAACTCCTGTTTCCAATGCGCTTCTTGCCTCAGCGCCATATTTGATTTCCTTTGCCATGATTACATTCCTCCTGCTCTTTCTATGCTATAATCTTTTTTCAAACTTCACTTCTTTATTCAACGATTGCAAGGATGTCATCCTGTTTTACGATGATATACTCTTCATCATCAATCTCAACCGTTGTTCCTGCATATTTAGAATAAATAACTTTCTGGCCTGTCGCGACATTCATCTTAACTTCCTTGCCATCAACTGTTCCACCAGGTCCAACAGCGATTACTTCTGCCTGCTGCGGTTTCTCTTTGGACTGTCCAGGAATCACGATTCCGGATTTTGTAGTCTCTTCTGCTACTAACTGTTTTAATACGACTCTGTCTCCCAATGGTACTAATTTCATATTTATTCCTCCTTAATATTATCTATATTTGTTAGCACTCATAAAAAGAGAGTGCTAAAAGACTCTAGATATAAAATAGCACTCTCTCGTTATTTTGTCAACAACCTTTATATTTAGTTTACAAGATTTTTATAAAATCCATTCTGAATCTGGAATTTTATGATTCTCCCAACCTTATTCCAATACCTTTCCCTGATGGTTCCGCTACATCCGATCACGCCCTTGGGCGTGTCGATCCTGCATTCGTAGATGCCATCCAGGGAGAAGACCGGAAGCTGCGTCTCATCTGATAACAAATATATACATTCTTCTTCCGGATTATACGTGATTATGCTGCAATGGTACGTTGCCTTATCAAAGAACCCTTCTTTCAAGATCATGCGGGTCATCCTGATATCAGCGGAACACTCCTCATACATGCCTGCTTCTCCCTTCCTAAGTTCAAATAAGGGTATCAGTCGCCCGATACCCCTTTATCCGTCTTTCTTATTTTGCACGTTCTGCCTTGATATGTTCCAGTTCCGTAAATACATAATCATTTACGACCTTGATATAGGTTCCCTTCATACCGGAAGAGCGTGACTCGATCACTCCGGCGCTTTCAAATTTCCGGAGCGCATTAACAATCACGGATCTGGTAATCCCTACCCGGTCTGCGATCTTGCTGGCAACCAGGATTCCCTCCGTGCCATCCAGTTCCTCAAAAATATGGATGATCGCTTCCAGTTCTGAATAGGACAGGGTGCTGATAGCCGACTGGACGATATGCTCCTTCCTGGTCTCTTCAGCGCTCTCCTCATTTACGGACCTGAGCATCTCAAGTCCTACTACCGTTGTTCCATATTCACTTAAAATAATGTCATCAATTTCATACATCTGGTCTCTCTTATAGATAAATAATGTTCCCAGACGCTCGCCTGCAATATCAATGGGGGTGATGATGGCCTGATAGCCCTTCACCGCCTCTTCCGAAAATCCAAGGGTCTGCAGGTTTACATTCTCCTTGGTGGATAAAATACTCAGCAGGCGCTCATTCAGCATATCGTCGATATGCCTCCCGACTTCCTGCTCCAGCAGTTCCTTGATAATTGGAACTCCCTCGCAATTACTGCCGCCCAGCACTTTTCCCTTTTTACTGACTACCAGGACATTGGAATCCAGTATTTCAGTAAGCACTTCGCAGATATCATTGAATACGACCTTGCTGGAATTATTATTATGCAGTAATTTGTTGATTTTTCTGGTTTTATCTAACAATTGTACACTCATTGCCATTCCTCCATCCTTTGATTGTTATATTATCATACAATTCCATAACATTCAATGAATTTCCTAAATATTTTTAATAATCTCTTTATTTTCCACATATCCGCATTGTTCATCACTGCAAAGCAGCTTATTTCCCTTTTCTACCATATGGCTTCCACACCTCGGACATTTCTTCGTGGATGGCTTCTGCCAGGACATAAATTCGCAATTCGGGTTGTCTTCGCACCCATAATATTTTCGTCCCTTCTTCGTCTTGCGGATCACCACATCCTTGCCGCAGACTGGGCAAGGCACGCCGATCTTTTCCAGATAGGGCTTGGTATTCCTGCACTCCGGGAATCCCGGGCAAGCCAGGAAACGTCCGTGTGGTCCGTATTTGATGACCATATTGCGGCCGCACTGGTCACAGATCACATCCGTAACCTCATCTTCTATCTTGACTGCTTCCTGTTCCTTCTCCGCTTTTTCGACGGCTTCCTCAAGATCCGGATAGAAGTTCTCGATAATCGTCTTCCATCCTACCTTTCCCTCTGCCACCCCATCAAGAAGGCTTTCCATATTGGCTGTGAAGTTCACATCCACAATGCTGGGGAAGGACTGCTTCATAATATTATTGACCACTTCGCCGATCTCTGTAAGATAAAGATTCTTATTCTCCTTGGCCACATATCTTCTGGCAATAATTGTAGAAATTGTAGGCGCATAAGTACTTGGGCGGCCGATGCCCAGTTCCTCAAGCGTCTTTACCAGCGCCG
This genomic interval carries:
- a CDS encoding aldose epimerase family protein; the encoded protein is MTHSFGMTSKGEEARLFTIQNGKGMEIKVSDYGAALVQVRVPDKEGRLLDVVLGYDEVQGYEAGNAFFGATIGRVANRIGNGVFQLGGRTYELTRNDGQNALHGGRDFYNKRIWKTGKTGEDYVEFLLDSPSGDQGFPGNVKISVTYTLTKDNEIKIHYRAVPDADTLINLTNHSYFNLSGHASGTVLAQEVMLDADAYARADSQSIPTGEIVPVSGTPMDFRQLKPIGAEIDEAYEALEFGKGYDHNWVLNKKGYRKAAFMRSKESGIAMEVYTDLPGLQFYTANFVDHEKGKEGAVYNMRQAACFETQYFPDAVHKDHFEGPEVKAGEIYETTTAYRFIKGE
- a CDS encoding N-acetylmuramoyl-L-alanine amidase family protein, whose translation is MRKKRNYHRKLTDAQRKRKIQRNIRLGLLILLVLAVLFGILRLVKPAWFTDEYVELKGKDIDAARPDIDVELLTVNPYSRPGTESKKITGVVVHYTANPGATAMDNRNYFENLKDSHETKVSSNFVVGLEGEIVQCVPTWEEAYASNSRNIDTVSIECCHPDESGKFNDKTYQSMVELSAWLCLKFDLDENDVIRHYDVTGKDCPKYFVENEKAWERFRKDVGKQLDRLK
- a CDS encoding glycoside hydrolase family 2 TIM barrel-domain containing protein; this encodes MTAQEAALSWLEDPQVYAVNRIEAHSDHFFYEEMPDTGREEKMPLRQSLDGIWYFAYASNPAMRIQEFYRREYDCHGFDCIQVPGHIQTQGYDRNQYVNVMYPWDGAEELSPPQVSSRYNPVGSYVKYFTLQENLEGKRKFLSFQGVETAFYVWLNGRFVGYSEDSFTPAEFEVTDYLEDGINKLAVEVYKRSSASWLEDQDFFRFSGIFREVYLYGVPRTHVRDLHVEAGLDDAYEGGTLAVSLELLGDADCQVQLILQDSLGRELLKKNQEGALSLAFREEGLKIQPWSAEIPRLYTLLVCLRSRKGELIEVVPQKIGFRRFELIDNVMCLNGKRILFKGINRHEFDARRGRAITREDMLWDIRFLKQHNINAVRTSHYPNQSLWYRLCDEYGIYLMDEANLESHGSWQKMGTCDPSCHVPGDLPEWRGAVLDRAKSMFQRDKNHPCILIWSCGNESYAGKNIEAMSEYFHRNDQSRLVHYEGVFWNRAYSHISDMESRMYAKPDEIEDYLKHNSQKPYISCEYMHSMGNSTGGLGLYTRLEQKYERYQGGFIWDYIDQSLLRLNEQGEEVQAYGGDYDDRPTDYEFCANGIVYATRKASPKAQEVKALYSNVKVRPDEEGFEVQNENLFLSTGGYVFVCRIMREGTCLFQKEMKEEVMPGSTRYVKMKYPGMDHPGEYVYEVSVRLEEDTAWANKGHEICFGQHVKKIEGERFYKRKSLEIINGDANIGVRGEGFSVMFSKAEGGISSLCYDGAEYITRAPRLSFWRAMTDNDRGAGFGYEAAQWMTAGLFQKTGDCIVSKADDEAGIVFEHLLPTNPATKAYTSYKVSGDGAIHIHALYKGASGLADMPAFSMDFRLKERYHKIRYYGYGPEENYADRMEGARLGVYEGTASENLSGYLIPQECAGRMGVRWMEVTDEQGNGIRFACEDAPFAQSVLPCSEYELEMATHLEELPIPHYTWVRIMGAQMGVGGDDSWGAPVHEEYRLPSDGNREFRFVIQRRQRDDA
- a CDS encoding FAD-dependent oxidoreductase, with translation MKNNYPHVFSPLSLRGMTMRNRVAMMPMGSDFAGHDGQLSDEHIKYYELRARGGTGLIIVENICVRYPEGSNGTTQLRIDKDCYIPRLFTLTEACHRHGACMGIQINHAGASAMASRIGMQPVSASNLPSKAGGDIPRPLSKEELESIAKDYGAAARRAVNAGFDLIEIHAGHSYLISQFLSPTMNNRTDEFGGCAKNRARFCRMVIDEVRKAIGPRVPISLRLSVDELVEGGNTVDDCLEYLEYLNDEVDLFDTSSGLNPSIQYQIDANYLEDGWRAYMAKAVRDKFGKPTIAIGNIRNPQVAEDILARGDADLIGMGRGLIADPDWCNKARYGDVRDIRKCISCNVGCVGNRIGGNKPLRCTINPDLINGESYQKAAVKKPCRVVVVGAGTAGLEAACTAAEVGCNVTLLEKKDSIGGLSVEISKIPAKKRLADFPAYLKHRASKLENLEILTGVDATLDVIKEQNPQLVVNATGSIPLLPPIEGLHESLKNEEACVYSILDMIDQIDSYPEDMIGKKVVVIGGGAVGLDVVEFFAPRGADTAIVEMLPMIGNGLDASSTASMKECMEKHQVRQMTNTALMKVNPHSFLVKYDGKEEELHFDYGFVCLGMKANAPIWDAIAEGFEGTDTEIINIGDSVRARRIIDGTDAGRHLVLNTLERLGYLD